Proteins co-encoded in one Brassica rapa cultivar Chiifu-401-42 chromosome A02, CAAS_Brap_v3.01, whole genome shotgun sequence genomic window:
- the LOC103854651 gene encoding CAP-Gly domain-containing linker protein 1-like isoform X1 has translation MIFIPSLANHTGLERSLGEAMERRSKEEEELNLCEVKIVNLAKAWEKFQSEASGLLVLSLQWRDLEDHLKSVKGNVEKRFVELENRSVEIDEREKVVEAWEVKADGFRREVEGKEEELSGLRMLVEECRVEKRLKDSELDEVVERLRKTQGEIGLKVEELVQVKIDLERHRVEMSLEMDRAETRRRELDKEIERKTRDLTLVQEKVAESDKLLETRSLELAKTQGELDLKVEQLGQVKIDFARHQNEFTAEMDRAETRRRELDKEIERKTRDLTLVQDKVVESDKLLETRSLELTKTLCELDLKVEQLGQVKIDFAAEMEHLKRIQTRNRELEEGIERKRRDLAEVLDKTTECKKVLETRSLELVSKEKELQELSLDLDLKEEVAKSLDNEMEETCQKTESKAKELEAIERMINERSGHCESIKLLIEEHTEELALKEKRHDEIREATLKLSVEIACKENTLTKRNKQVEEGEKKIQDLNNTSEELIRQVFSINAAIRECTCELEAKRKQRDEVQSSITDLTAVLKSAEKKIQESLEDLKSTEEKQVKLKASLSEHEKGLELRAKELIAREEKINEQDQKLQLAKQELAKWVEDYEVKTKQLVALTSLDKPIGNSRKRGRHDTESLSQSFEHVLTSCTTGQENTYNFEKERSPDKFKIDQIWAVYSDSDKGMPRKYAQIKKIDTSPEFKLHVATLVLYRPPPPNLMTHPVCCGRFKLKIGKAEVLEPSSFSHEVKALKTSVNRFEVYPRKGEVWALYKSWNITDCADGSEEEELQIVEIVETDEQSIQAMLLTAKLFNQVLYGRCLESKARVLDIPKTEVNRFSHQIPAFRRDRRAAQSGDCEWWELDSKAVLDLNSKNP, from the exons ATGATCTTCATTCCCTCTCTCGCGAATCACACA GGTTTGGAGAGATCGTTAGGGGAAGCAATGGAGAGGAGGAGTAAGGAGGAAGAGGAGCTAAACCTCTGTGAGGTGAAGATAGTGAATCTCGCCAAAGCTTGGGAGAAGTTTCAGTCTGAAGCTTCCGGTTTACTTGTTTTGTCTCTTCAGTGGAGAGACTTGGAGGATCATTTGAAGTCAGTGAAAGGCAACGTGGAGAAGAGGTTCGTTGAGTTGGAGAACAGAAGCGTTGAGATTGACGAGAGGGAGAAAGTGGTTGAAGCGTGGGAGGTGAAAGCTGATGGCTTTAGGAGGGAGGTTGAGGGGAAAGAAGAGGAGTTGAGTGGTCTTAGGATGTTGGTTGAAGAGTGTAGGGTGGAGAAGAGGTTGAAGGATAGTGAACTTGATGAGGTTGTGGAAAGGTTGAGGAAGACTCAGGGTGAGATTGGTTTGAAAGTGGAAGAGTTAGTACAGGTTAAGATTGATCTGGAGAGGCATCGTGTTGAGATGAGCTTAGAGATGGATAGGGCTGAAACTCGCAGGAGAGAATTAGATAAGGAGATTGAGAGAAAGACGAGAGATCTGACGTTAGTTCAGGAAAAGGTTGCGGAAAGTGATAAGCTTCTTGAGACACGGTCCTTGGAACTTGCAAAGACTCAGGGTGAGCTTGATTTGAAGGTGGAACAGTTAGGACAGGTTAAGATTGATTTTGCGAGGCATCAGAATGAGTTTACCGCAGAGATGGATAGGGCTGAAACCCGCAGGAGAGAGTTAGATAAGGAGATTGAGAGAAAGACAAGAGATCTGACGTTAGTTCAGGACAAGGTTGTGGAAAGTGATAAGCTTCTTGAGACACGGTCCTTGGAACTAACAAAGACTCTGTGTGAGCTTGATTTGAAGGTGGAACAGTTAGGACAGGTTAAGATTGATTTTGCCGCTGAGATGGAGCATCTTAAGAGGATTCAAACTCGCAATAGAGAGTTAGAAGAGGGTATAGAGAGGAAGAGGAGGGATCTTGCAGAGGTTCTTGACAAAACTACAGAATGTAAGAAGGTGCTTGAGACACGGTCCTTGGAACTTGTTTCTAAAGAGAAAGAGCTGCAAGAACTAAGTCTGGACCTTGACCTGAAGGAAGAGGTGGCCAAATCACTAGACAACGAGATGGAGGAGACTTGTCAAAAGACAGAATCAaaagctaaggagctggaggCCATTGAAAGGATGATTAATGAACGGAGTGGGCATTGCGAATCAATAAAGCTGTTGATTGAGGAACACACTGAAGAACTTGCTTTAAAAGAGAAGAGACACGATGAGATCAGAGAGGCTACTCTTAAACTATCTGTGGAGATTGCATGTAAAGAGAATACACTCACTAAGAGAAACAAACAAGTTGAGGAAGGAGAGAAGAAGATACAAGATTTGAACAACACCAGTGAGGAACTTATCAGACAAGTTTTTTCAATCAACGCGGCCATAAGGGAATGCACATGCGAATTAGAAGCTAAGAGGAAACAACGTGATGAGGTTCAAAGCTCAATCACAGACCTTACTGCTGTGCTGAAATCTGCCGAGAAAAAGATTCAAGAAAGCTTGGAAGACTTGAAATCTACAGAGGAGAAGCAAGTCAAGTTAAAAGCATCATTGTCGGAACATGAGAAAGGACTTGAGCTTAGAGCAAAGGAGCTTATTGCTCGGGAGGAAAAGATTAATGAACAAGATCAGAAATTGCAACTCGCAAAACAGGAGTTGGCTAAATGGGTCGAGGATTATGAGGTGAAAACAAAACAACTTGTTGCTCTTACATCTCTGGATAAACCGATTGGGAACTCAAGGAAACGTGGGAGACATGATACTGAGTCACTGTCTCAGTCCTTCGAGCATGTGCTAACAAGTTGCACAACCGGGCAAGAAAACACTTACAACTTCGAGAAGGAGAGATCTCCGGACAAGTTTAAGATTGATCAAATATGGGCTGTTTATAGTGATAGTGATAAGGGGATGCCAAGAAAGTATGCTCAGATCAAGAAAATCGACACAAGCCCTGAGTTCAAGCTGCATGTAGCAACTCTAGTGCTGTATCGCCCTCCTCCTCCAAATCTGATGACACATCCTGTGTGCTGTGGCCGATTCAAGTTGAAAATCGGTAAAGCAGAAGTCCTTGAACCTAGCAGCTTCTCACATGAGGTTAAAGCACTGAAGACTAGTGTAAATAGATTTGAGGTATACCCAAGAAAAGGTGAGGTATGGGCTTTGTACAAGAGCTGGAACATTACAGACTGTGCTGATGggtctgaagaagaagaacttcAGATTGTTGAAATAGTGGAAACAGACGAGCAGAGCATACAAGCAATGCTTTTGACTGCTAAATTGTTTAACCAGGTTCTCTACGGAAGGTGTCTTGAGTCAAAGGCCCGTGTTTTAGATATTCCAAAGACGGAAGTGAACAGATTCTCGCATCAGATTCCTGCGTTTAGACGTGACAGAAGGGCGGCTCAGTCTGGAGATTGTGAATGGTGGGAGCTTGACTCTAAAGCAGTTCTTGATCTTAACTCAAAGAATCCATAA
- the LOC103854651 gene encoding CAP-Gly domain-containing linker protein 1-like isoform X2 gives MERRSKEEEELNLCEVKIVNLAKAWEKFQSEASGLLVLSLQWRDLEDHLKSVKGNVEKRFVELENRSVEIDEREKVVEAWEVKADGFRREVEGKEEELSGLRMLVEECRVEKRLKDSELDEVVERLRKTQGEIGLKVEELVQVKIDLERHRVEMSLEMDRAETRRRELDKEIERKTRDLTLVQEKVAESDKLLETRSLELAKTQGELDLKVEQLGQVKIDFARHQNEFTAEMDRAETRRRELDKEIERKTRDLTLVQDKVVESDKLLETRSLELTKTLCELDLKVEQLGQVKIDFAAEMEHLKRIQTRNRELEEGIERKRRDLAEVLDKTTECKKVLETRSLELVSKEKELQELSLDLDLKEEVAKSLDNEMEETCQKTESKAKELEAIERMINERSGHCESIKLLIEEHTEELALKEKRHDEIREATLKLSVEIACKENTLTKRNKQVEEGEKKIQDLNNTSEELIRQVFSINAAIRECTCELEAKRKQRDEVQSSITDLTAVLKSAEKKIQESLEDLKSTEEKQVKLKASLSEHEKGLELRAKELIAREEKINEQDQKLQLAKQELAKWVEDYEVKTKQLVALTSLDKPIGNSRKRGRHDTESLSQSFEHVLTSCTTGQENTYNFEKERSPDKFKIDQIWAVYSDSDKGMPRKYAQIKKIDTSPEFKLHVATLVLYRPPPPNLMTHPVCCGRFKLKIGKAEVLEPSSFSHEVKALKTSVNRFEVYPRKGEVWALYKSWNITDCADGSEEEELQIVEIVETDEQSIQAMLLTAKLFNQVLYGRCLESKARVLDIPKTEVNRFSHQIPAFRRDRRAAQSGDCEWWELDSKAVLDLNSKNP, from the coding sequence ATGGAGAGGAGGAGTAAGGAGGAAGAGGAGCTAAACCTCTGTGAGGTGAAGATAGTGAATCTCGCCAAAGCTTGGGAGAAGTTTCAGTCTGAAGCTTCCGGTTTACTTGTTTTGTCTCTTCAGTGGAGAGACTTGGAGGATCATTTGAAGTCAGTGAAAGGCAACGTGGAGAAGAGGTTCGTTGAGTTGGAGAACAGAAGCGTTGAGATTGACGAGAGGGAGAAAGTGGTTGAAGCGTGGGAGGTGAAAGCTGATGGCTTTAGGAGGGAGGTTGAGGGGAAAGAAGAGGAGTTGAGTGGTCTTAGGATGTTGGTTGAAGAGTGTAGGGTGGAGAAGAGGTTGAAGGATAGTGAACTTGATGAGGTTGTGGAAAGGTTGAGGAAGACTCAGGGTGAGATTGGTTTGAAAGTGGAAGAGTTAGTACAGGTTAAGATTGATCTGGAGAGGCATCGTGTTGAGATGAGCTTAGAGATGGATAGGGCTGAAACTCGCAGGAGAGAATTAGATAAGGAGATTGAGAGAAAGACGAGAGATCTGACGTTAGTTCAGGAAAAGGTTGCGGAAAGTGATAAGCTTCTTGAGACACGGTCCTTGGAACTTGCAAAGACTCAGGGTGAGCTTGATTTGAAGGTGGAACAGTTAGGACAGGTTAAGATTGATTTTGCGAGGCATCAGAATGAGTTTACCGCAGAGATGGATAGGGCTGAAACCCGCAGGAGAGAGTTAGATAAGGAGATTGAGAGAAAGACAAGAGATCTGACGTTAGTTCAGGACAAGGTTGTGGAAAGTGATAAGCTTCTTGAGACACGGTCCTTGGAACTAACAAAGACTCTGTGTGAGCTTGATTTGAAGGTGGAACAGTTAGGACAGGTTAAGATTGATTTTGCCGCTGAGATGGAGCATCTTAAGAGGATTCAAACTCGCAATAGAGAGTTAGAAGAGGGTATAGAGAGGAAGAGGAGGGATCTTGCAGAGGTTCTTGACAAAACTACAGAATGTAAGAAGGTGCTTGAGACACGGTCCTTGGAACTTGTTTCTAAAGAGAAAGAGCTGCAAGAACTAAGTCTGGACCTTGACCTGAAGGAAGAGGTGGCCAAATCACTAGACAACGAGATGGAGGAGACTTGTCAAAAGACAGAATCAaaagctaaggagctggaggCCATTGAAAGGATGATTAATGAACGGAGTGGGCATTGCGAATCAATAAAGCTGTTGATTGAGGAACACACTGAAGAACTTGCTTTAAAAGAGAAGAGACACGATGAGATCAGAGAGGCTACTCTTAAACTATCTGTGGAGATTGCATGTAAAGAGAATACACTCACTAAGAGAAACAAACAAGTTGAGGAAGGAGAGAAGAAGATACAAGATTTGAACAACACCAGTGAGGAACTTATCAGACAAGTTTTTTCAATCAACGCGGCCATAAGGGAATGCACATGCGAATTAGAAGCTAAGAGGAAACAACGTGATGAGGTTCAAAGCTCAATCACAGACCTTACTGCTGTGCTGAAATCTGCCGAGAAAAAGATTCAAGAAAGCTTGGAAGACTTGAAATCTACAGAGGAGAAGCAAGTCAAGTTAAAAGCATCATTGTCGGAACATGAGAAAGGACTTGAGCTTAGAGCAAAGGAGCTTATTGCTCGGGAGGAAAAGATTAATGAACAAGATCAGAAATTGCAACTCGCAAAACAGGAGTTGGCTAAATGGGTCGAGGATTATGAGGTGAAAACAAAACAACTTGTTGCTCTTACATCTCTGGATAAACCGATTGGGAACTCAAGGAAACGTGGGAGACATGATACTGAGTCACTGTCTCAGTCCTTCGAGCATGTGCTAACAAGTTGCACAACCGGGCAAGAAAACACTTACAACTTCGAGAAGGAGAGATCTCCGGACAAGTTTAAGATTGATCAAATATGGGCTGTTTATAGTGATAGTGATAAGGGGATGCCAAGAAAGTATGCTCAGATCAAGAAAATCGACACAAGCCCTGAGTTCAAGCTGCATGTAGCAACTCTAGTGCTGTATCGCCCTCCTCCTCCAAATCTGATGACACATCCTGTGTGCTGTGGCCGATTCAAGTTGAAAATCGGTAAAGCAGAAGTCCTTGAACCTAGCAGCTTCTCACATGAGGTTAAAGCACTGAAGACTAGTGTAAATAGATTTGAGGTATACCCAAGAAAAGGTGAGGTATGGGCTTTGTACAAGAGCTGGAACATTACAGACTGTGCTGATGggtctgaagaagaagaacttcAGATTGTTGAAATAGTGGAAACAGACGAGCAGAGCATACAAGCAATGCTTTTGACTGCTAAATTGTTTAACCAGGTTCTCTACGGAAGGTGTCTTGAGTCAAAGGCCCGTGTTTTAGATATTCCAAAGACGGAAGTGAACAGATTCTCGCATCAGATTCCTGCGTTTAGACGTGACAGAAGGGCGGCTCAGTCTGGAGATTGTGAATGGTGGGAGCTTGACTCTAAAGCAGTTCTTGATCTTAACTCAAAGAATCCATAA
- the LOC117131796 gene encoding uncharacterized protein LOC117131796: protein MSFYFQSREWMDQRIDPGSNCVSETFLGGIDAFIQFACNQADYKERETLLCPCARCKNVKQREARVVARHLFLYGFKGNYYVWTSHGEKFYDVGESSGANQSTGEEEMWENPTWNAYENHHQNIPEVQEDIAPPYMPESIEEMGIAEPYHDSVFEAFEAATQPLYEGCAEGISQLSLASRMMKVKTDYNLPEACVDEISEVFKNILPQPNKAPATYYETKKLTRALGLPVQKIDVCVKNCMLFWKGEDANLVSCRFCGEDRYYPKNGKGKNKPKQRMFYLPIADRLKRLYQLEATASNMRWHKEHVTPEGEMHHPSDAIAWKHFNELYPGFAAESRNIYLCLSTDGFNPIGMNGEAHSLWPVIVSLYNLPPGMCMKREFFYLSVLISGPKHPRKSLDIYLQPLIEELQSLWKDGVEAYDISRKERFIMRAVLMWTISDFPAYGMLSGWTTHGRLACPYCQDETGAFWLRNGRKHSWFDCHRRFLDEDHPYRKNTQAFTRGKTVLDPPPPWLTGEEILRERINNIEGLSKSVECGGNGHDNPSKTIAEYGVTHNWVKKSIFWELPYWETHLLRHNLDFMLIEKNFFDNLTNTLLNAPGKTKDNIKSRLDLPGLCKRRDLEMKEDGTMPVPIFRLSNAAKREFLLWLKNDIKFPDGYASKFSRCIDESNLKLHGLKSHDCHVIMERLYPFAFAELLPKIVHTAIRGIYFLYHFKIYYN from the coding sequence atgtCTTTCTACTTTCAGTCTAGAGAATGGATGGATCAAAGAATTGATCCTGGGAGTAATTGCGTTTCAGAAACATTTCTCGGAGGTATTGACGCATTTATTCAATTTGCGTGTAACCAAGCTGATTACAAAGAAAGAGAGACTTTATTGTGTCCGTGTGCTCGATGCAAAAATGTGAAGCAACGAGAAGCAAGAGTTGTCGCAAGACATCTATTCTTATACGGTTTTAAGGGAAATTATTATGTTTGGACGAGTCATGGAGAGAAATTCTATGATGTTGGTGAGAGTTCCGGGGCGAATCAGTCGACTGGTGAAGAAGAAATGTGGGAGAATCCTACTTGGAATGCTTATGAAAATCACCATCAGAATATTCCAGAAGTACAAGAAGACATTGCGCCACCTTACATGCCAGAATCTATAGAAGAGATGGGCATAGCGGAACCATATCACGATAGTGTTTTTGAAGCATTTGAAGCAGCCACTCAACCTCTCTACGAAGGATGTGCAGAGGGAATATCTCAGTTGTCTCTTGCTTCGCGGATGATGAAAGTGAAGACAGATTATAATCTACCAGAAGCTTGTGTAGATGAGATATCTGAAGTATTTAAAAACATACTTCCACAGCCAAATAAAGCTCCAGCAACATATTATGAGACAAAGAAACTGACACGAGCGCTTGGGTTACCCGTACAGAAGATTGACGTTTGCGTGAAGAATTGTATGTTATTTTGGAAAGGAGAAGATGCGAATTTGGTCAGTTGTCGGTTTTGTGGAGAAGATCGCTACTACCCGAAGAATGGAAAAGGTAAAAACAAACCGAAACAGAGAATGTTTTACCTGCCAATTGCAGATCGTCTGAAGCGTCTATACCAACTCGAGGCGACAGCTTCCAATATGCGGTGGCATAAGGAACATGTGACTCCGGAAGGAGAAATGCATCACCCATCTGATGCCATTGCGTGGAAACACTTTAATGAGTTATATCCTGGTTTTGCTGCTGAAAGCCGGAATATTTATCTATGCTTATCAACAGATGGGTTTAATCCGATTGGTATGAATGGCGAAGCACATTCCCTTTGGCCCGTTATTGTAAGTCTATACAATTTGCCTCCGGGAATGTGTATGAAAAGAGAATTCTTTTACCTTTCGGTGCTAATTTCGGGGCCCAAACATCCAAGAAAAAGCTTAGATATTTACCTTCAGCCTTTGATTGAAGAATTACAGAGTTTATGGAAGGATGGTGTGGAGGCATATGATATTTCAAGGAAAGAAAGATTCATAATGCGAGCAGTGTTGATGTGGACGATAAGCGATTTTCCAGCGTATGGGATGCTTTCAGGTTGGACGACGCATGGTCGGTTGGCGTGCccatattgtcaagatgagACAGGTGCGTTCTGGTTACGTAATGGACGAAAACATAGTTGGTTTGATTGCCACAGAAGGTTTTTAGATGAAGATCATCCTTACAGGAAAAACACTCAAGCATTTACACGGGGAAAAACAGTTCTAGATCCTCCTCCACCATGGTTGACCGGAGAAGAAATATTGCGTGAGAGGATAAATAATATAGAAGGTTTATCGAAGTCCGTTGAATGTGGAGGGAATGGACATGATAATCCATCCAAGACAATAGCTGAATACGGAGTTACTCACAATTGGGTAAAAAAGAGTATTTTCTGGGAGTTACCGTATTGGGAAACTCATCTTCTTCGGCATAACCTTGATTTCATGCTCATTGAGAAGAACTTCTTCGATAACCTCACGAACACATTGTTAAATGCTCctgggaagacaaaagacaacatcaAAAGCAGATTGGATCTTCCAGGACTATGCAAAAGGCGCGATTTAGAGATGAAAGAGGATGGAACGATGCCCGTGCCAATATTCAGGCTGTCAAATGCGGCAAAGCGAGAATTCCTTCTGTGGCTGAAAAATGACATAAAATTTCCCGATGGGTACGCCTCCAAATTTAGTCGATGTATTGACGAAAGCAATTTAAAGCTACATGGCTTgaaaagtcatgattgtcatgtcatAATGGAACGACTATATCCATTTGCGTTCGCTGAACTCCTTCCAAAAATTGTTCATACGGCAATTAgaggtatttattttttatatcattttaaaatttactataATTGA
- the LOC103854655 gene encoding sugar transporter ERD6-like 18 isoform X1: protein MMVLVEEERSIEEGLLELSNQSDASGCRITACVILSTFVAICGSFSFGVAIGYTSGAEIGIMKDMGLSIAEFSAFASLSTLGATFGALFSGKMAILLGRRGVIILQMWVSDILCVIGWLCIAFAKNVLWLHFGRISSGIGIGLISYVVPVYIAEITPKHVRGTFTFSNQLLQNSGVAMVFFWGNFISWRKMALLGALPCVIQGIGLFFVPESPRWLAKVGADEELEYSLLRLRGRDADISREASEIQVMTKMLERDSKSRFSDLFQRKYRHIIVVGVGLMLIQQFSGSTAVISYTSTIFSKAGFSVTIGSTLLGIFMVPKATIGLILVDKWGRRPLLLTSACGMSITCMFIGLAFTLQKMQLLPKLTPVLTFLCVTLYIASYAVGIGGLPWIIMSEIFPMNIKVTAGTLVTLASWSSSSIVTYAFNFLFEWSTQGILFISLEHFYIFGAIGGAALIFIWLLVPETKGLSLEEIQTSLTRQAQRNKSYVD, encoded by the exons ATGATGGTGTTGGtggaagaagaaagaagcaTAGAAGAAGGGCTTTTGGAGCTCAGTAACCAAAGTGACGCTTCAGGCTGTCGTATCACTGCCTGTGTTATCCTCAGCACTTTCGTCGCCATCTGTGGCTCCTTCTCCTTTGGAGTTGCT ATTGGTTATACTTCAGGTGCTGAGATAGGAATTATGAAAGACATGGGTCTCTCTATCGCAGAG TTCTCAGCGTTTGCTTCACTCTCTACGTTAGGAGCAACATTCGGTGCATTGTTCAGCGGTAAAATGGCGATCCTGCTAGGAAGAAGAGGAGTAATTATATT ACAAATGTGGGTCTCCGATATCCTCTGTGTCATTGGTTGGCTGTGCATCGCTTTCGCTAAG AATGTGTTGTGGCTACACTTCGGAAGAATCTCATCGGGAATAGGAATCGGCTTGATTAGCTATGTG GTACCTGTGTACATAGCAGAAATTACGCCAAAACATGTTCGCGGTACATTTACCTTTTCAAACCAG CTTCTTCAAAACTCCGGAGTCGCCATGGTTTTTTTTTGGGGGAATTTCATCAGCTGGAGGAAGATGGCTTTACTAG GTGCTCTACCATGCGTCATTCAAGGAATCGGTTTATTCTTCGTACCAGAGTCTCCAAGATGGCTG GCAAAAGTTGGTGCGGATGAAGAACTAGAATATTCACTGCTTCGGCTTAGAGGGAGAGATGCTGATATTTCACGTGAAGCCTCAGAGATTCAA gttATGACCAAAATGCTAGAACGTGATTCAAAGTCGAGATTTTCTGATTTGTTCCAGAGAAAATATAGACACATTATCGTG GTAGGAGTCGGGCTAATGTTGATACAACAATTTTCGGGTAGTACAGCTGTAATATCTTATACAAGTACCATTTTTAGCAAAGCTG GTTTTTCTGTGACCATTGGATCGACATTGTTAGGCATCTTCATG GTACCAAAAGCCACGATTGGTCTAATTCTTGTTGATAAATGGGGCAGACGGCCCCTTTTGTTG ACTTCAGCGTGTGGGATGAGCATAACTTGCATGTTTATTGGGCTCGCGTTCACATTACAG AAAATGCAATTGCTTCCGAAACTAACTCCAGTGTTGACGTTTTTATGCGTTACG CTGTATATTGCATCTTATGCAGTAGGAATAGGAGGCCTCCCTTGGATAATTATGTCTGAG ATATTTCCAATGAACATAAAAGTAACAGCAGGGACATTAGTTACGTTGGCCTCATGGTCAAGTAGTTCGATCGTCACTTACGCTTTCAATTTTCTATTCGAATGGAGCACTCAAGGTATCCTTTTTATCAGTTTG GAACATTTTTACATATTCGGGGCTATTGGAGGAGCAGCACTGATTTTTATTTGGTTGCTCGTTCCGGAAACGAAAGGATTATCACTTGAAGAAATACAAACGTCGCTTACTCGTCAAGCCCAACGAAATAAATCGTATGTAGACTGA
- the LOC103854655 gene encoding sugar transporter ERD6-like 18 isoform X2: protein MMVLVEEERSIEEGLLELSNQSDASGCRITACVILSTFVAICGSFSFGVAIGYTSGAEIGIMKDMGLSIAEFSAFASLSTLGATFGALFSGKMAILLGRRGVIILQMWVSDILCVIGWLCIAFAKNVLWLHFGRISSGIGIGLISYVVPVYIAEITPKHVRGTFTFSNQLLQNSGVAMVFFWGNFISWRKMALLGALPCVIQGIGLFFVPESPRWLAKVGADEELEYSLLRLRGRDADISREASEIQVMTKMLERDSKSRFSDLFQRKYRHIIVVGVGLMLIQQFSGSTAVISYTSTIFSKAGFSVTIGSTLLGIFMVPKATIGLILVDKWGRRPLLLTSACGMSITCMFIGLAFTLQKMQLLPKLTPVLTFLCVTLYIASYAVGIGGLPWIIMSEIFPMNIKVTAGTLVTLASWSSSSIVTYAFNFLFEWSTQGTFLHIRGYWRSSTDFYLVARSGNERIIT from the exons ATGATGGTGTTGGtggaagaagaaagaagcaTAGAAGAAGGGCTTTTGGAGCTCAGTAACCAAAGTGACGCTTCAGGCTGTCGTATCACTGCCTGTGTTATCCTCAGCACTTTCGTCGCCATCTGTGGCTCCTTCTCCTTTGGAGTTGCT ATTGGTTATACTTCAGGTGCTGAGATAGGAATTATGAAAGACATGGGTCTCTCTATCGCAGAG TTCTCAGCGTTTGCTTCACTCTCTACGTTAGGAGCAACATTCGGTGCATTGTTCAGCGGTAAAATGGCGATCCTGCTAGGAAGAAGAGGAGTAATTATATT ACAAATGTGGGTCTCCGATATCCTCTGTGTCATTGGTTGGCTGTGCATCGCTTTCGCTAAG AATGTGTTGTGGCTACACTTCGGAAGAATCTCATCGGGAATAGGAATCGGCTTGATTAGCTATGTG GTACCTGTGTACATAGCAGAAATTACGCCAAAACATGTTCGCGGTACATTTACCTTTTCAAACCAG CTTCTTCAAAACTCCGGAGTCGCCATGGTTTTTTTTTGGGGGAATTTCATCAGCTGGAGGAAGATGGCTTTACTAG GTGCTCTACCATGCGTCATTCAAGGAATCGGTTTATTCTTCGTACCAGAGTCTCCAAGATGGCTG GCAAAAGTTGGTGCGGATGAAGAACTAGAATATTCACTGCTTCGGCTTAGAGGGAGAGATGCTGATATTTCACGTGAAGCCTCAGAGATTCAA gttATGACCAAAATGCTAGAACGTGATTCAAAGTCGAGATTTTCTGATTTGTTCCAGAGAAAATATAGACACATTATCGTG GTAGGAGTCGGGCTAATGTTGATACAACAATTTTCGGGTAGTACAGCTGTAATATCTTATACAAGTACCATTTTTAGCAAAGCTG GTTTTTCTGTGACCATTGGATCGACATTGTTAGGCATCTTCATG GTACCAAAAGCCACGATTGGTCTAATTCTTGTTGATAAATGGGGCAGACGGCCCCTTTTGTTG ACTTCAGCGTGTGGGATGAGCATAACTTGCATGTTTATTGGGCTCGCGTTCACATTACAG AAAATGCAATTGCTTCCGAAACTAACTCCAGTGTTGACGTTTTTATGCGTTACG CTGTATATTGCATCTTATGCAGTAGGAATAGGAGGCCTCCCTTGGATAATTATGTCTGAG ATATTTCCAATGAACATAAAAGTAACAGCAGGGACATTAGTTACGTTGGCCTCATGGTCAAGTAGTTCGATCGTCACTTACGCTTTCAATTTTCTATTCGAATGGAGCACTCAAG GAACATTTTTACATATTCGGGGCTATTGGAGGAGCAGCACTGATTTTTATTTGGTTGCTCGTTCCGGAAACGAAAGGATTATCACTTGA